A genomic window from Haladaptatus caseinilyticus includes:
- a CDS encoding GYD domain-containing protein: MAKYVALVDIREQIQNAQELASVWGNVRAEFEEFGVTLDGSYAVLGEYDYILIFDAPDRDTAFRAGIAVESHGMDMQTMEIIPIDDFAQLVED; this comes from the coding sequence ATGGCAAAATACGTTGCGCTCGTCGATATTCGCGAGCAAATCCAGAACGCACAGGAGTTGGCGTCGGTATGGGGCAACGTTCGTGCCGAGTTCGAAGAGTTCGGCGTCACGCTGGACGGCAGTTATGCAGTACTCGGCGAGTACGATTACATCCTCATCTTCGATGCGCCGGATCGGGACACTGCATTCAGAGCGGGAATCGCGGTCGAAAGTCACGGGATGGATATGCAGACGATGGAAATCATCCCGATAGACGATTTCGCTCAACTGGTCGAAGATTGA
- a CDS encoding helix-turn-helix domain-containing protein, with protein sequence MVSVTRLSMDVSSVDESDLTPAETGILNLLAEGRCTPAYVASEMAVGADTARGTLDRLREYEIVGKPYRGLYELRLDRTDDSSKYRTTETLLVDVPFEDDDFTPTERGILNLLAEGRAIPAYLAQELDVTQECVKTRLRDLTRLELVRKRHRGLYELVAE encoded by the coding sequence ATGGTATCGGTAACTCGGCTCAGTATGGACGTGTCGTCGGTAGACGAATCCGATCTTACACCAGCTGAGACAGGTATTCTCAATCTACTCGCCGAAGGTCGATGTACTCCCGCGTACGTGGCCAGCGAGATGGCGGTTGGGGCGGACACGGCCAGGGGAACGCTTGATAGGTTGCGAGAGTACGAAATCGTCGGAAAGCCCTACCGTGGTCTGTACGAGCTTCGACTCGATAGAACCGACGACAGCTCGAAATATCGAACGACGGAAACGCTCCTCGTTGACGTTCCGTTCGAAGACGACGATTTCACACCGACCGAGCGAGGAATCCTCAACCTACTCGCCGAAGGACGGGCGATACCGGCCTACCTCGCTCAGGAGCTCGACGTCACACAGGAATGTGTCAAAACTCGTCTCCGTGACCTCACGCGACTCGAACTCGTCCGGAAGAGACATCGTGGACTCTACGAACTCGTTGCCGAGTAG
- a CDS encoding polysaccharide deacetylase family protein translates to MSPTTVCLTYDFDAVSVWIHTFGASDAPTQLSRGVYGAWVGAPRILDLHDTHDIPATWFVPGHTIESFPDRVEEVSDRGYDVQCHGWRHVNPSTFDSKEAEKSEYERAISNIEDVTGRKPTGFRSPAWEFSEHTLEILEELGFEWDSSQMGNDFEPYHLRKNWSAPDDAAFKLGDPTDIIEVPISWKRADFPALMFVWEQSILWGFADERSVFDLWRAQFDWMEENVDDGIFTLAMHPQVIGQPPRTRRLEELIRHMRTQPGVEFADLSTVVSEIQDGDRAVFEVMGRK, encoded by the coding sequence ATGTCCCCAACGACTGTCTGTTTGACCTATGATTTCGACGCGGTATCCGTCTGGATACACACGTTCGGTGCGTCCGACGCACCGACGCAACTGTCACGGGGAGTTTACGGCGCATGGGTCGGAGCGCCTCGCATCCTTGACCTCCACGATACACACGATATTCCCGCGACGTGGTTCGTTCCCGGTCACACGATAGAGAGTTTTCCGGACCGTGTCGAGGAGGTTTCCGACCGCGGTTACGACGTGCAGTGTCACGGTTGGCGACACGTCAACCCGAGTACGTTCGACAGCAAGGAAGCGGAGAAGTCGGAGTACGAGCGCGCGATTTCGAACATCGAGGATGTAACGGGACGCAAACCCACTGGATTTCGCTCACCGGCATGGGAATTTTCCGAACACACCCTCGAAATCCTCGAAGAATTGGGGTTCGAATGGGATTCCAGCCAGATGGGTAACGATTTCGAACCGTACCATCTCCGCAAGAATTGGAGCGCACCCGACGACGCCGCGTTCAAACTCGGCGATCCGACTGACATCATCGAAGTCCCGATTTCGTGGAAGCGGGCGGATTTTCCGGCGTTGATGTTCGTCTGGGAGCAGTCGATACTGTGGGGATTCGCGGATGAACGGTCGGTGTTCGACCTTTGGCGAGCGCAGTTCGATTGGATGGAAGAGAACGTGGACGACGGGATCTTCACGCTCGCTATGCATCCACAGGTCATCGGGCAACCGCCGCGAACGAGGCGGTTGGAGGAGTTGATTCGTCATATGCGAACCCAACCCGGCGTCGAGTTTGCAGACCTCAGCACGGTCGTGAGCGAAATTCAGGACGGTGACAGAGCAGTTTTCGAGGTGATGGGTCGCAAGTGA
- the prs gene encoding ribose-phosphate diphosphokinase, translating to MILSGSASQSLAATLAAELDEPLASVEYQSFPDDELLASAPGFDGTRAIVVASTVSSDAHIELLQLQDAAREWGAEEVITVLPYMGYARQDKTFERGQPISSRAVARAISTGTDRVLTVNPHETAVCDFFDVPAEPVNAAGCLADPLPDDLADPVFLSPDAGALDIADTVRNAYGRGVTDYFEKKRLSGTEVEMTPSDTDVTGKDIVITDDIIATGSTMSGAVSLLQKRDIGRVFVTCVHPMLALNARTKLANAGVVAVYGTDTIERAVSQVSVAPAIADAL from the coding sequence ATGATACTCAGTGGGTCTGCCTCGCAATCCTTGGCGGCCACACTCGCTGCCGAACTAGACGAACCGCTCGCGTCCGTGGAGTATCAGTCGTTCCCGGACGACGAACTGCTCGCAAGTGCGCCTGGCTTCGACGGCACTCGTGCTATCGTCGTTGCTTCGACGGTTTCGAGTGATGCCCACATCGAACTGCTCCAACTGCAGGACGCCGCCCGTGAATGGGGTGCCGAGGAAGTCATCACTGTGCTCCCATATATGGGATACGCCCGACAGGACAAGACGTTCGAACGTGGTCAGCCGATTTCCTCTCGCGCGGTTGCTCGTGCCATCAGTACCGGAACCGACCGGGTACTGACGGTCAATCCGCACGAAACTGCCGTCTGTGACTTCTTCGACGTTCCTGCGGAACCGGTAAATGCCGCCGGGTGCCTCGCTGACCCGCTGCCAGACGACTTGGCTGATCCGGTGTTTCTCTCACCCGACGCGGGTGCACTCGACATCGCCGACACTGTCAGAAATGCGTACGGTCGTGGTGTCACGGATTACTTCGAGAAGAAGAGACTCTCCGGAACGGAGGTCGAAATGACGCCAAGCGATACCGACGTGACTGGCAAGGATATCGTCATCACCGACGACATCATTGCGACCGGTTCGACCATGAGCGGGGCGGTTTCTCTCCTCCAGAAACGGGATATCGGTCGTGTGTTCGTCACTTGTGTCCACCCCATGCTCGCGCTAAACGCTCGAACGAAACTCGCAAACGCGGGTGTCGTGGCTGTGTACGGCACGGATACCATCGAACGTGCTGTAAGTCAGGTATCGGTTGCGCCCGCTATCGCCGACGCGTTGTAA
- a CDS encoding HVO_0234 family beta-propeller protein, giving the protein MTSIDEKRVYSDQSGTTTAYVATELGVARVEISGDIVGEFSIAHRCVARDVAVTGDSLAVATDEGVIDGDFSPLGFGPAVAVDFDGDDLLAASEDGILARYDSGWNELASLPEVRAIDGNLVATIDGVYRIVDDGVRHVGLNDVRDVSAKGVPLAATADGLYWLGNGWMDAMEGSFHVVNTTDEDAYAAADDTLFVRDNDEWVEITLPVDEPVADIGFGEGVYVVTEPGTFLSSIGDGWRSRNLGLSGIRAVAVHYSATSS; this is encoded by the coding sequence ATGACGAGTATCGACGAAAAACGCGTCTACAGCGACCAGTCGGGGACGACGACTGCCTACGTCGCCACGGAACTAGGTGTCGCCCGCGTCGAGATTTCCGGTGACATCGTCGGTGAGTTCTCGATCGCTCACCGCTGTGTCGCTCGTGACGTTGCGGTAACTGGCGATTCGCTCGCAGTCGCCACCGACGAGGGCGTTATCGACGGCGACTTTTCGCCGCTCGGTTTCGGACCCGCAGTCGCGGTCGATTTCGATGGAGACGACCTCCTCGCGGCAAGCGAGGACGGCATCCTTGCACGGTACGATAGCGGCTGGAACGAACTGGCTTCGCTCCCCGAAGTACGAGCTATCGACGGTAATTTGGTGGCGACTATCGACGGTGTCTATCGGATCGTGGACGATGGTGTCCGCCACGTCGGCTTGAACGACGTCCGGGACGTCTCCGCGAAGGGCGTTCCACTTGCGGCTACCGCCGACGGCCTCTACTGGCTCGGTAATGGTTGGATGGATGCGATGGAGGGCAGCTTTCACGTCGTAAACACCACCGATGAAGACGCCTATGCCGCGGCCGATGACACGTTGTTCGTTCGAGACAACGATGAGTGGGTGGAAATCACGCTTCCGGTCGATGAACCCGTCGCCGACATCGGATTCGGCGAGGGTGTGTACGTCGTGACTGAACCGGGGACGTTTCTCTCGTCCATCGGCGACGGATGGCGGAGTCGAAATCTCGGTCTCTCAGGAATTCGAGCAGTTGCCGTGCACTACTCGGCAACGAGTTCGTAG
- the glmM gene encoding phosphoglucosamine mutase → MKVFGSSGTRGVANDELTPEFVLKIAKAAGTVWRSDRVALARDTRATGDMLADAAASGLASIGADVDRLGIVPTPGAQAYAEREGIPALMITASHNPPEYNGVKLIGDDGIELAVGSLERIEGKFLTEAFEEVRWSETGHSHRIDDARDWYVSQLLDNIDREKIADANLTVALDPGHGAGSLTSPQFFRELGCEVVTANSQPDGHFPGRNPEPVPKNLRDLGRLVESTDADVGIAHDGDADRAIFYDETGKYIEGDATLAALSAAQLEPGDAVVSAVNVSQRLVDVAHETGSTLELTPIGSTNIITRIRELRDQNVAVPVAGEGNGGIFFPNYRLTRDGAYTAAKFLELLTERSASEVVEPYNGYQNVRTNISYTTDAEHDALLSAAEERAKESDAELNTRDGYRLDFGDAWVLARPSGTEPMVRIYAEARERHRAEELAEEMEAALRIAKASV, encoded by the coding sequence ATGAAGGTGTTCGGGTCGAGTGGGACGCGAGGGGTCGCGAACGACGAGTTGACCCCCGAGTTCGTGCTCAAGATTGCGAAGGCGGCGGGGACGGTGTGGCGCTCCGACCGAGTCGCTCTCGCCAGAGATACGCGAGCTACTGGCGACATGCTCGCCGACGCCGCAGCCAGCGGATTGGCAAGCATCGGAGCGGACGTAGATCGACTCGGTATCGTTCCGACACCCGGTGCGCAGGCGTACGCGGAGCGCGAGGGTATCCCGGCGTTGATGATAACGGCGAGCCACAACCCACCGGAATACAACGGCGTAAAACTCATCGGCGACGATGGTATCGAGCTCGCCGTCGGGAGTTTGGAACGCATCGAGGGAAAGTTCTTGACTGAGGCGTTCGAGGAAGTTCGATGGAGCGAAACGGGACACAGCCATCGAATCGACGACGCTCGCGACTGGTACGTTTCACAGCTGCTCGACAACATCGACAGGGAGAAAATCGCCGATGCAAACCTCACCGTCGCCCTCGACCCCGGACACGGCGCAGGGTCGCTCACCTCGCCACAGTTTTTCCGAGAGCTTGGCTGTGAAGTCGTGACGGCGAACAGCCAGCCGGACGGACATTTCCCCGGACGCAATCCGGAACCGGTTCCGAAAAACCTCCGCGACCTCGGCCGATTGGTCGAATCGACAGATGCGGACGTTGGAATCGCACATGATGGGGACGCGGACCGCGCCATCTTCTACGACGAAACCGGCAAGTACATCGAGGGTGACGCGACGCTGGCCGCCCTCTCCGCCGCACAACTCGAGCCAGGTGATGCCGTCGTCTCCGCCGTCAACGTCTCCCAGCGACTCGTGGACGTTGCCCACGAAACAGGTTCGACACTCGAACTGACGCCGATCGGCAGTACGAACATTATCACCCGAATCCGAGAGCTGCGTGACCAGAACGTGGCGGTCCCCGTCGCTGGCGAGGGCAATGGCGGTATTTTCTTCCCGAACTATCGTCTGACCCGCGATGGGGCATATACCGCCGCGAAATTCCTCGAACTACTCACCGAACGGAGTGCCAGTGAAGTCGTCGAACCGTACAACGGGTATCAGAACGTTCGAACGAACATCTCGTACACGACGGACGCGGAGCACGACGCCCTCCTCTCCGCCGCGGAGGAGAGAGCAAAAGAATCGGATGCGGAGCTGAACACTCGCGACGGCTATCGACTCGACTTCGGCGATGCGTGGGTGCTCGCGCGGCCGAGTGGAACCGAACCGATGGTTCGCATCTACGCCGAGGCGCGCGAACGTCATCGTGCCGAGGAACTCGCAGAGGAGATGGAGGCTGCCCTTCGAATCGCGAAGGCGAGCGTCTGA
- a CDS encoding DUF7351 domain-containing protein: MGDPRPDPADALAAIGNERRVSMIYELQQAFRNGEYSLSYAELKQRVGLRDSGNFNYHLQRLVGQYVRKTTAGYELTYAGRKVASALTAGIFTEQADGTTLPAPGTCYNCHEESIIARYEHERIRITCDDCGEEILHNPFPPAPTTRRDDLLSTFDVWTRRWNALASAGTCPECGSRMEGQITESEPTLSIGDVPYRLRVSCRECWAMSNLPLGCLVREHPRVVGFHAAHGVDIDARPLWDIDWALHHEYLSLVGTDPLSFRLRIPLDDEELRLTFDDEGTVVSTEFRGR, from the coding sequence ATGGGAGATCCCCGTCCTGACCCGGCAGACGCGCTCGCCGCCATCGGAAACGAACGACGGGTTTCGATGATTTACGAACTCCAACAGGCGTTCCGGAACGGTGAGTATTCTCTTTCATACGCGGAACTCAAGCAGCGTGTCGGCCTCCGCGATAGCGGGAATTTCAACTATCATCTTCAACGTCTCGTCGGACAGTACGTTCGGAAAACGACCGCTGGGTACGAACTCACCTATGCAGGCCGAAAAGTCGCGAGCGCGCTGACGGCCGGAATATTCACCGAACAGGCGGATGGGACGACTCTTCCTGCACCGGGGACGTGCTACAACTGCCACGAGGAATCCATCATCGCTCGATACGAACATGAGCGAATTCGTATCACCTGTGATGACTGCGGCGAAGAAATCCTTCATAACCCGTTTCCACCCGCTCCAACCACGCGTCGAGACGACCTCCTTTCGACGTTCGACGTGTGGACTCGTCGTTGGAATGCCCTCGCATCCGCCGGGACGTGTCCGGAATGTGGCTCCCGAATGGAGGGGCAAATAACCGAATCGGAGCCGACGCTCAGCATCGGTGACGTGCCATACCGACTCCGAGTGTCGTGTCGAGAGTGTTGGGCGATGTCGAACCTCCCCCTCGGTTGTCTGGTTCGCGAGCATCCACGAGTCGTCGGCTTTCACGCCGCTCACGGCGTCGATATCGACGCCCGTCCGTTGTGGGATATCGACTGGGCACTCCACCACGAGTACCTCTCACTCGTCGGAACCGATCCGCTTTCATTCCGGCTGCGAATCCCGTTGGACGACGAAGAACTTCGATTGACGTTCGACGACGAGGGGACCGTCGTTTCGACCGAATTCCGGGGTCGGTAG
- the upp gene encoding uracil phosphoribosyltransferase yields MTIEQRGDAHLITHAMAKDTLSKIRDENTEQVGFRKGLVKLGRICGYEIIDGAMDTEYVSINTPLTETTGERVKGLDDVVIINVLRAATPFVEGLLKAFPRAKQGVISAGRNEDAGMNEDGEFPITIDYVKLPEITEKDTVIVADPMLATGSTMCAVLEEVLNEQPNPENFFVLSAVSAPDGLLNVHEKFPEADLLTVSIDDRLNDDGFIVPGLGDAGDRAFRTQ; encoded by the coding sequence ATGACTATCGAGCAGCGAGGTGACGCCCACCTCATCACGCACGCGATGGCGAAGGACACGCTCTCGAAGATTCGGGACGAGAACACGGAACAGGTCGGCTTCCGTAAGGGACTCGTCAAACTCGGTCGTATCTGTGGCTACGAAATCATCGACGGTGCGATGGACACGGAGTACGTTTCCATCAACACGCCGCTTACCGAGACAACCGGCGAGCGCGTCAAAGGACTGGACGACGTGGTCATCATCAACGTTCTCCGTGCCGCCACGCCATTCGTCGAAGGACTGCTGAAGGCGTTCCCACGCGCGAAACAGGGCGTTATCAGTGCTGGCCGGAACGAGGACGCCGGAATGAACGAAGACGGCGAGTTCCCCATCACCATCGACTACGTGAAACTCCCCGAAATCACGGAGAAAGACACGGTCATCGTGGCCGACCCGATGCTCGCTACGGGGAGCACGATGTGCGCCGTCCTCGAAGAGGTCCTCAACGAACAACCGAACCCGGAAAACTTCTTCGTCCTCTCCGCGGTCAGCGCACCGGACGGCCTGCTCAACGTCCACGAGAAGTTCCCCGAGGCGGACCTCCTGACGGTAAGCATCGACGACCGACTCAACGACGACGGCTTTATCGTCCCCGGATTGGGAGACGCTGGCGACCGCGCGTTCCGCACGCAGTAA
- a CDS encoding MFS transporter: protein MRSLSRNIALYYAYKSTKAVEFYRPIMYLYFLSLGLDFTAIAILEGIYNVTTVLGEIPTGYVGDRVGRRNSLLFGTTVITLTLVGIGFAETFLELAVLYACWSMGYNFRSGSDDAWLYDTLTDELSADQFASVRGRGQSVALLVGVVGSVVGGYLGNIDLAYPFLMAAGVSGLGVPVLLSLEEPTSYEKSDADELGLREAVSVISETLSHPRLRAFVVYYFVLFSAVSYLVFMYVQPVLETVLPQVGVPTGEVEPLLGWFYAAVSLFSAGLSYHTGTIRDRVGLRQWFLVIPFVVGIGLVALRALPMLAIPAFLFARGISETTRSLASQYVNDRIDTLGRATVLSALAMVSSIAVIPFQLGSGVISDVASPLTALAIAGGVLLVGSFAVLVWESPVKSPMGHPAEAE from the coding sequence ATGCGGAGCTTGAGTCGAAATATCGCACTCTACTACGCCTACAAATCGACCAAGGCGGTCGAGTTTTATCGGCCGATAATGTATCTCTACTTCCTTTCACTCGGATTGGATTTCACTGCGATTGCGATTCTCGAAGGGATTTACAACGTCACGACCGTTCTCGGCGAAATTCCGACGGGGTACGTCGGCGACAGAGTTGGACGCAGAAACAGTCTGCTGTTTGGAACGACAGTCATTACGCTGACGCTCGTCGGAATCGGATTCGCGGAGACCTTCCTCGAGCTCGCGGTGCTGTACGCCTGCTGGTCGATGGGGTACAATTTTCGGTCGGGAAGCGACGATGCATGGCTCTACGATACACTCACCGATGAACTGTCCGCGGACCAGTTCGCCTCCGTTCGAGGGCGGGGGCAGTCGGTCGCCCTGCTGGTCGGCGTCGTCGGAAGCGTCGTCGGTGGCTATCTCGGAAACATCGACCTCGCCTATCCGTTTCTGATGGCGGCGGGAGTATCCGGCCTCGGCGTACCCGTTTTGTTGAGTTTGGAGGAACCCACGAGTTACGAGAAGAGCGACGCCGACGAACTCGGTTTGCGAGAGGCAGTTAGCGTCATCAGTGAAACACTCTCGCATCCACGGCTTCGCGCGTTCGTCGTCTACTACTTCGTCCTTTTTTCTGCGGTTTCGTATCTCGTCTTCATGTACGTCCAACCGGTGCTCGAGACCGTCCTTCCGCAGGTTGGGGTACCGACAGGCGAAGTCGAACCGCTTCTCGGCTGGTTTTATGCCGCAGTCAGTCTCTTTTCGGCGGGACTGAGCTATCACACCGGCACGATTCGGGACCGCGTGGGACTCCGCCAGTGGTTTCTCGTTATTCCGTTCGTCGTTGGTATCGGGCTTGTCGCCCTCAGGGCACTGCCGATGCTTGCGATTCCAGCGTTCCTCTTCGCCCGTGGAATCTCGGAAACGACGCGTTCGCTGGCCTCGCAGTACGTCAACGACAGGATCGACACCCTCGGACGAGCAACTGTGCTCTCCGCGCTCGCCATGGTGAGCTCGATCGCGGTCATCCCGTTCCAACTCGGTAGTGGCGTGATTTCGGATGTGGCGTCGCCGCTGACGGCTCTCGCTATTGCTGGTGGAGTTCTGCTAGTCGGGTCGTTCGCCGTTCTTGTATGGGAATCTCCCGTCAAATCACCCATGGGACACCCCGCTGAGGCGGAGTAG
- a CDS encoding DUF7118 family protein: MSDPLADLQNTDELCREAEAAVAEHGKPHIEAVADAHDRATRLLNRYEGKATGTGDFKSFVEFQGQFADLVESLPDDVPARESFERAEDVTDKRRLSESDFDRIRTILQPARETASLLEERREATERYRDARHAVATRITELEERIDDLDRLQELGDADLDAPTDELREPIETADEAISSAFRAFKHDSTARELVRFLTATEQYPLIEFDAPPDELRTYLLENDVGEKSVPKLLELARYSRSKLGHYVDNPVELKRAVATNETYLDRLDAEPLLIGWPPAPANELRWWCEEAIRIADRFAPPEAVARLRDVQQLTYDDRFDALRTAAQARAELTDEEHDRLARGAVEDELQQARERKAELSDALSSYPER; the protein is encoded by the coding sequence ATGTCTGACCCACTTGCCGACCTCCAAAACACGGACGAACTCTGTCGGGAAGCGGAGGCAGCGGTCGCGGAGCACGGAAAGCCGCACATCGAGGCAGTTGCCGACGCCCACGACCGCGCGACGCGACTGCTCAATCGATACGAGGGCAAAGCCACCGGAACCGGGGATTTCAAATCGTTCGTGGAGTTTCAAGGCCAGTTCGCCGATTTGGTCGAGAGCCTCCCCGATGACGTGCCCGCCCGCGAGTCGTTCGAGCGAGCGGAAGACGTCACCGACAAACGCAGGTTGAGCGAATCGGATTTCGACCGCATACGAACGATACTCCAACCCGCTCGGGAAACCGCCTCCCTTCTCGAAGAACGTCGGGAAGCCACCGAGCGATACCGCGATGCCCGTCACGCTGTCGCCACCAGAATCACCGAACTGGAGGAGCGAATCGACGATTTGGATCGGTTGCAGGAGCTAGGCGATGCCGATTTGGACGCTCCGACGGATGAACTGCGGGAGCCGATCGAAACCGCGGACGAGGCCATCTCATCCGCATTCCGTGCGTTCAAACACGATTCGACCGCCCGCGAACTCGTTCGATTTCTCACCGCAACTGAACAGTATCCACTCATCGAGTTCGACGCTCCGCCGGACGAACTCAGAACCTATCTGCTCGAGAACGATGTGGGTGAAAAATCGGTTCCGAAACTACTCGAACTGGCTCGCTACTCTCGATCGAAACTCGGCCACTACGTCGACAACCCCGTCGAACTGAAACGCGCCGTCGCCACGAACGAAACGTATCTCGACCGCCTCGACGCCGAACCGTTGCTCATCGGCTGGCCGCCAGCGCCCGCTAACGAACTTCGCTGGTGGTGTGAAGAGGCAATTCGCATCGCGGATCGGTTCGCCCCTCCGGAGGCGGTCGCTCGACTTCGTGACGTTCAGCAACTCACGTACGACGACCGGTTTGATGCCTTACGAACGGCAGCGCAGGCACGGGCAGAACTAACGGACGAGGAGCACGACCGACTCGCTCGTGGTGCTGTCGAGGACGAACTTCAGCAAGCACGTGAGCGAAAAGCCGAACTTTCGGACGCCCTTTCTTCGTATCCGGAACGCTGA
- the hisI gene encoding phosphoribosyl-AMP cyclohydrolase: MTEEVALAFDDTDLLPAITQDADSGDVLMLAYVSPEAVKQTLETGLAHYYSRSRDELWQKGGTSGHVQHVEDVRVDCDGDAFLYRVEQEGGACHTGYESCFYRELDALNEDDTAEAEVVGEKVFDPDEIYE; the protein is encoded by the coding sequence ATGACCGAGGAAGTCGCGCTCGCGTTCGACGACACCGATCTACTCCCCGCAATCACCCAAGACGCCGATTCCGGCGACGTACTCATGCTCGCCTACGTATCGCCCGAAGCGGTCAAGCAAACCCTCGAAACCGGTCTCGCACACTACTACTCCCGAAGTCGTGACGAACTCTGGCAGAAAGGTGGTACGAGCGGCCACGTACAACACGTCGAAGACGTTCGAGTCGATTGCGACGGCGATGCATTCCTCTACCGAGTCGAGCAGGAAGGCGGTGCTTGTCACACCGGGTACGAGTCCTGTTTCTATCGCGAACTGGACGCCCTGAACGAGGACGACACCGCCGAAGCCGAAGTCGTCGGCGAAAAAGTGTTCGACCCCGACGAAATCTACGAGTGA